The proteins below come from a single Deltaproteobacteria bacterium genomic window:
- a CDS encoding PilT/PilU family type 4a pilus ATPase has translation MDKTKIDQILEIAFEKKVSDVHFEVDNPPFFRAKGQLVKSKLPNLTPKDTEDIARVVLAMNNKELTDDLKEQDASYTIANGGRFRVSLFRQKGCMGIVMRVIPPHIGTFQELKLPAVLSEISKAPTGLIIVTGPTGNGKSTTLASMLRHINETYSYNIITIEDPIEFLFSSDKSCIIQREVGIDTDAFSHALKTALRMDPDVIMVGEMRDLETIDACIKAGETGHLVFSTLHTQSAASTINRLVGNFPPDSQEVIRQRLADILVAIVSLRLIKDKTGEQILPVVEIMRTTTTIQACIREGKLDELEKHIEKGRDQYGMQSMDQHLVDLCKQDIITLEEAKRITHSTDLERKLTFT, from the coding sequence ATGGATAAGACGAAAATCGATCAGATTCTGGAAATAGCATTTGAAAAAAAGGTTTCAGACGTTCACTTCGAAGTGGATAATCCTCCCTTTTTCAGGGCAAAGGGGCAACTCGTTAAATCAAAACTCCCCAACCTGACACCCAAGGATACGGAAGATATCGCCCGGGTGGTTCTTGCAATGAACAATAAAGAACTAACCGACGATTTAAAGGAGCAGGATGCTTCTTACACTATCGCCAACGGCGGGCGTTTCAGGGTAAGCCTCTTCCGCCAGAAGGGCTGCATGGGTATCGTCATGCGTGTCATTCCACCCCATATCGGTACCTTCCAGGAACTTAAGCTCCCCGCCGTCCTTTCCGAGATAAGCAAGGCGCCCACCGGTCTGATTATTGTTACCGGGCCCACAGGTAACGGCAAATCAACAACGCTTGCCTCCATGCTGAGGCACATCAATGAAACCTACAGCTACAATATTATTACCATTGAAGACCCCATAGAGTTTCTCTTTAGCTCCGATAAAAGCTGCATTATCCAGCGGGAAGTGGGAATTGATACGGATGCCTTCAGCCATGCCCTTAAAACTGCTCTTCGTATGGACCCTGATGTTATTATGGTAGGTGAAATGAGAGACCTGGAAACAATCGATGCCTGCATTAAAGCAGGTGAAACAGGGCACCTCGTTTTTTCAACGCTTCATACCCAAAGCGCCGCTTCGACCATTAACAGGCTGGTAGGCAACTTCCCGCCCGATTCACAGGAAGTTATCAGGCAGAGACTGGCAGATATTCTGGTAGCCATCGTTTCTCTTCGTCTCATCAAAGATAAAACGGGTGAGCAGATCCTCCCCGTTGTGGAAATAATGCGTACAACAACAACGATCCAGGCATGTATTCGTGAAGGCAAACTTGATGAGCTTGAAAAGCATATTGAAAAGGGCCGTGATCAATACGGCATGCAGTCCATGGACCAACATCTTGTCGATCTCTGCAAGCAAGATATTATCACCCTGGAAGAAGCAAAGCGGATCACCCATTCAACGGACCTGGAGCGAAAGCTTACATTTACATAA
- a CDS encoding TIGR00300 family protein has product MKEHSKVVEIKGHIIDSLILSKVFDEILARGGDYCSEEIDVGKTKNDSSYARIKVTAPHDKILAGILERLMELGAVTMEEEDADLAKATKDGVYPEGFYSSTNLVTKIKVENKWFPVDNISMDCGVKVDKENQRARCVKMSDVKAGDYFVISAKGVRVSLPERSKKKGAFQFMSSGVSSEKPMATLITRVAEEMVQLKKEGKGKILFVCGPAIIHTGSRNYMSKIIEKGYLDLLFAGNALAAHDIEASLYGTSLGVSLKKGHNVPEGHNLHLRAINTIRCYGGIKKAVHAGILNKGIMYTCIKEGKEFLLAGSIRDDGPLPEVITDVIEAQREMKKRLEGVEMAVMISTMLHSIAVGNLLPASVRTICVDINHATITKLIDRGTHQATGLVIDSGTFLRELCHRLP; this is encoded by the coding sequence ATGAAAGAGCATTCAAAAGTTGTCGAGATAAAGGGGCATATTATCGATTCCCTCATCCTGTCAAAAGTTTTTGATGAAATCCTGGCACGGGGAGGTGATTATTGTTCTGAAGAAATCGATGTGGGAAAAACAAAAAATGACAGCAGCTATGCCCGAATTAAGGTAACGGCGCCCCATGATAAGATTCTTGCCGGAATTCTCGAACGACTCATGGAACTGGGCGCCGTCACCATGGAAGAGGAAGATGCAGATCTGGCAAAAGCAACAAAGGACGGTGTCTACCCTGAGGGATTCTACTCTTCCACAAACCTGGTCACAAAAATAAAAGTGGAAAATAAATGGTTCCCCGTCGACAACATCTCCATGGATTGCGGCGTTAAGGTTGATAAGGAAAATCAAAGGGCCCGCTGCGTCAAGATGAGTGATGTAAAAGCAGGCGACTATTTTGTTATCAGCGCAAAGGGAGTCAGGGTTTCGCTGCCTGAACGTTCCAAAAAGAAAGGCGCCTTTCAATTTATGAGCAGCGGCGTTTCTTCTGAAAAGCCGATGGCTACTCTCATAACAAGGGTGGCAGAAGAAATGGTTCAGTTAAAAAAAGAGGGAAAAGGGAAGATACTTTTTGTTTGCGGACCGGCCATTATCCATACAGGTTCCCGGAACTACATGTCAAAGATCATTGAAAAGGGCTACCTGGACCTGCTCTTTGCCGGAAATGCCCTTGCCGCCCACGATATTGAAGCCTCCCTTTACGGGACTTCCCTCGGCGTTTCCCTGAAAAAGGGCCACAACGTTCCCGAAGGTCATAACCTTCACCTGCGAGCTATCAACACGATCCGCTGCTATGGGGGGATTAAAAAGGCAGTCCATGCAGGCATCCTCAACAAGGGGATTATGTATACCTGCATAAAGGAGGGAAAGGAATTTCTTCTGGCGGGCTCGATACGGGATGATGGCCCGCTGCCGGAAGTTATTACCGATGTTATCGAGGCCCAAAGAGAGATGAAGAAAAGGCTCGAAGGCGTTGAAATGGCGGTAATGATATCAACCATGCTTCACTCTATTGCCGTGGGCAACCTGCTTCCCGCCTCGGTAAGGACCATCTGTGTCGATATCAATCACGCCACCATTACCAAGCTCATCGACAGGGGAACGCACCAGGCCACGGGGCTGGTCATCGATTCGGGAACCTTTTTAAGAGAACTCTGCCACCGCCTGCCATGA